The following are from one region of the Rhizobium sullae genome:
- a CDS encoding GrpB family protein, giving the protein MLRDRIALRDYLRTYSRRAEAYAALKLRLMDEANGDWSYCTGGKSAFVRETNGLLDWVSCSRRADYSTCAGNYSPSPRPDTISRLPTWLAGPTRPSFSMRSTSDAARL; this is encoded by the coding sequence GTGCTCAGGGATCGCATTGCCTTGCGCGACTATCTGCGGACGTATTCCCGAAGGGCCGAAGCCTATGCGGCTCTCAAGCTTCGGCTCATGGATGAAGCCAATGGCGACTGGAGCTACTGCACCGGCGGCAAGTCGGCGTTCGTGCGTGAGACGAACGGCTTGCTGGATTGGGTTAGTTGCAGCCGGCGGGCGGATTATAGTACCTGCGCTGGCAACTATTCGCCGTCCCCTCGTCCCGACACGATCTCACGCTTGCCGACATGGTTGGCCGGTCCGACGAGGCCTTCCTTTTCCATGCGTTCGACCAGCGATGCGGCGCGGTTGTAG
- the phnN gene encoding phosphonate metabolism protein/1,5-bisphosphokinase (PRPP-forming) PhnN has product MIPSHEPHLVPGTERGVMVVVVGPSGAGKDTLMTLAAKHFAGRPDVHFVRRVITRDGDAGGEDHLSVSEGGFVSMEQSGNFAVWWEAHGLKYGIPAEVSAALAKGHLVIANGSRSALHRFQAVFPRLKVINVTARPEVLAGRLEARGRETHEDIMARLARGSLTVRGDYDVTEFDNSGSLEEAERKIVDTLNGFLAEIA; this is encoded by the coding sequence ATGATTCCGTCGCACGAACCGCACCTAGTACCTGGCACCGAGCGTGGGGTCATGGTCGTTGTCGTCGGCCCAAGCGGCGCCGGCAAGGACACTCTGATGACTCTGGCGGCCAAGCATTTTGCCGGCCGTCCCGACGTGCACTTCGTTCGCCGCGTCATCACGCGGGACGGCGATGCCGGCGGCGAAGACCATCTCTCCGTTTCCGAGGGAGGCTTCGTCTCGATGGAGCAATCCGGCAACTTCGCGGTATGGTGGGAAGCGCATGGGCTGAAGTATGGCATTCCGGCAGAGGTTTCCGCCGCACTGGCGAAGGGGCACCTAGTGATCGCCAACGGCTCCCGTTCGGCTCTCCACCGTTTTCAGGCCGTTTTTCCCCGTCTCAAGGTCATCAACGTGACAGCGCGCCCGGAAGTGCTGGCCGGACGTCTCGAGGCTCGCGGCCGCGAGACCCACGAGGACATCATGGCCCGCCTCGCTCGCGGCTCACTCACCGTGCGCGGCGACTACGACGTCACCGAGTTCGACAACAGCGGTTCGCTGGAAGAGGCCGAGCGCAAGATCGTCGACACGCTCAACGGCTTCCTCGCTGAAATCGCTTAG
- a CDS encoding alpha-D-ribose 1-methylphosphonate 5-triphosphate diphosphatase: protein MTKEIVLSNARIVLEDEIVDGSLLIRDGKINDISKGNSANGEDFEGDYLIPGLVELHTDHLEGHYSPRPGLRWHKTAAIQAHDAQIVTSGITTVFDCLRMGADEDGGFEHGEMREMADAIQKAEREGRLRAEHLIHLRCEVSADNVLEHFADFENDPYVRLVSLMDHAPGQRQFQTMDQYVFYYQKKRGLSDEEFARFIEKRLNESARNSTPHRNAIAEVCKARGITVASHDDATLAHVDEAMENGVRLAEFPTSFDAAKASHTHGMSVLMGAPNVVRGKSHSGNIAARDLAERGVLDVLSSDYVPLSLLYAPFILADELETISLPKAIAMVTATPARTVSLNDRGRIETGLRADLVRVFRDEGVPVTRSVWREGRRVA, encoded by the coding sequence ATGACCAAAGAGATAGTCCTTTCCAACGCCCGCATCGTTCTTGAAGACGAGATCGTTGATGGCTCGCTTTTGATCCGCGACGGGAAAATTAATGATATCTCGAAAGGCAATTCGGCAAATGGAGAGGATTTCGAGGGCGATTACCTGATCCCTGGTCTCGTCGAACTGCATACCGATCATCTCGAAGGCCACTATTCGCCGCGTCCAGGCCTTCGCTGGCATAAGACGGCGGCCATTCAGGCCCATGACGCGCAGATCGTCACCTCCGGCATCACCACCGTCTTCGACTGCCTGCGCATGGGTGCGGACGAAGACGGCGGCTTTGAACATGGCGAAATGCGCGAGATGGCCGATGCCATCCAGAAGGCAGAGCGGGAAGGCCGCCTTCGAGCGGAACACCTGATCCACCTGCGCTGCGAGGTCTCGGCCGACAATGTGCTGGAGCATTTCGCGGATTTCGAGAACGATCCCTATGTCCGCCTCGTTTCGCTCATGGACCACGCGCCGGGCCAGCGTCAGTTCCAGACGATGGATCAATACGTCTTCTATTATCAGAAGAAGCGCGGCCTTTCGGACGAGGAGTTCGCGCGCTTCATCGAAAAGCGCCTCAACGAATCCGCCCGCAATTCGACGCCGCACCGCAACGCAATCGCCGAGGTCTGCAAGGCGCGTGGTATCACCGTTGCGAGCCACGATGATGCGACGCTTGCCCATGTCGACGAGGCGATGGAGAACGGCGTGCGCCTTGCGGAGTTTCCGACGAGCTTCGATGCCGCCAAGGCATCACATACGCACGGCATGAGCGTGCTGATGGGCGCTCCCAACGTCGTGCGCGGCAAGTCCCACTCAGGCAATATCGCTGCTCGCGACCTTGCCGAACGTGGCGTGCTCGACGTGCTTTCTTCCGACTATGTGCCGCTCAGCCTGCTCTACGCACCCTTCATTCTTGCCGACGAGCTAGAAACGATCTCATTGCCGAAGGCGATCGCGATGGTGACGGCGACGCCGGCACGTACCGTCAGCCTCAACGATCGCGGCAGAATCGAAACCGGCCTTCGCGCCGATCTTGTGCGCGTCTTCCGCGACGAAGGCGTACCGGTGACCCGCTCCGTCTGGCGTGAAGGGCGCCGGGTCGCATGA
- a CDS encoding DUF1045 domain-containing protein — MRYALYFTPPKDDPLTGAASIWLGRDAFTGEAYPAPEEDGMPAAEQFELTADPRRYGFHATIKAPFALASSVTERDLIAVVEDFAGRTPAFDVPELVLGQIGRFFALVPGFMHAPLQDFAASVVKSFEPFRAALSEADVTRRKPEQLTESQRSNLMRWGYPYVMGDFGFHMTLTGQVPEERSALMKSILEKRFADFIGRPLSISGLAVFIEEERGALFKIHSWLPLAGAKR, encoded by the coding sequence TTGCGCTACGCCCTTTATTTTACGCCGCCAAAGGACGATCCTCTGACCGGCGCCGCCTCGATCTGGCTTGGGCGCGACGCATTTACGGGCGAAGCTTATCCGGCTCCCGAGGAAGATGGGATGCCGGCCGCAGAACAGTTCGAACTGACAGCCGATCCGCGCCGATACGGCTTTCATGCGACGATCAAGGCACCCTTCGCTCTCGCCTCATCGGTCACCGAAAGGGACCTGATCGCAGTCGTCGAGGATTTCGCCGGCCGCACGCCGGCATTCGATGTCCCGGAGCTTGTCCTCGGGCAGATCGGCCGATTCTTTGCGCTGGTTCCTGGCTTTATGCATGCGCCGCTTCAGGATTTCGCGGCAAGCGTGGTAAAGTCCTTCGAGCCGTTTCGCGCAGCACTTTCCGAGGCCGATGTTACAAGGCGAAAGCCTGAACAACTGACGGAAAGCCAACGCTCCAACCTCATGCGCTGGGGCTATCCTTACGTGATGGGGGACTTCGGCTTTCACATGACCCTGACCGGCCAGGTGCCCGAAGAGCGCTCGGCACTGATGAAATCGATCCTGGAGAAGCGTTTTGCCGATTTCATCGGCCGGCCGCTTTCCATTTCTGGCCTCGCAGTCTTCATCGAAGAAGAGCGAGGTGCGCTGTTCAAAATTCATTCATGGCTGCCGCTTGCTGGCGCCAAACGCTGA
- the phnE gene encoding phosphonate ABC transporter, permease protein PhnE, protein MPSLNAAEMERIAAGHPEIFNRSVWRRFQVPLIVAALVLYVFYAWWFFAAGKVFGEANWGIAGNYLADWVSYEIRPDIEINPDGSMRITYSRFDPIGPNPNPDWLEAKREIVSRTIEAPTTAPSTTAPSAPSSSFNFMAGASQQQAAPAEAARTDVRAEEVVTEALVHMGASRTAEIRPNEVVLTRNDERVTLTLDTTAERVTAQGNLPEWVEQRSPGGRVIAYFGLSGWAEISSDRVRVHKRFLGWANFVFDTNSAFFGKSAGEVASLVLSSEHLDPRQSNLSLAWNDFLYNPSWQHLDVWTKLLQTVVMAFVGTLFAMLVAFPLSFIAARNIFRNRPANQLTKRFFDFLRSVDMLIWALFFTRAFGPGPLAGISAIFFTDTGSLGKLYSEALENIDDKQREGVKSVGAHPVTVQRYGVVPQVMPIFASQALYFWESNTRSATVIGAVGAGGIGLKLWEAMRTNSDWENVAYMVILILIVVFLFDAASNALRQRLMGTKAH, encoded by the coding sequence ATGCCCTCCCTGAATGCCGCCGAAATGGAACGTATCGCCGCCGGGCATCCGGAAATCTTCAACCGCTCCGTCTGGCGGCGGTTTCAGGTTCCGCTCATCGTGGCCGCCCTCGTTCTCTACGTCTTTTATGCCTGGTGGTTTTTCGCAGCCGGAAAAGTATTCGGCGAGGCCAACTGGGGTATCGCCGGCAATTATCTGGCCGACTGGGTTTCTTACGAGATCCGTCCCGATATAGAGATCAATCCCGACGGCAGCATGCGGATCACGTATTCGCGCTTCGATCCCATCGGCCCCAATCCGAACCCTGATTGGTTGGAGGCGAAACGCGAAATCGTTAGCCGCACAATCGAAGCTCCGACGACGGCACCCAGTACGACTGCGCCGTCCGCTCCATCCTCAAGCTTCAATTTCATGGCCGGCGCCTCGCAGCAGCAGGCAGCTCCCGCAGAGGCGGCCAGAACCGACGTACGCGCGGAGGAAGTCGTCACCGAAGCGCTGGTCCACATGGGCGCGTCACGAACAGCGGAGATCCGCCCGAACGAGGTTGTCCTGACACGCAACGACGAACGCGTGACCCTGACTTTGGATACAACCGCGGAACGGGTGACCGCCCAAGGCAACCTTCCGGAATGGGTGGAGCAGCGCTCTCCAGGGGGGCGCGTGATCGCATACTTCGGCCTTTCCGGTTGGGCGGAGATCTCCTCCGACCGCGTGAGGGTCCACAAGCGCTTCCTGGGTTGGGCGAACTTCGTGTTCGACACCAATTCAGCTTTCTTCGGCAAGTCTGCCGGTGAAGTGGCCTCTTTGGTCCTGTCGAGCGAACACCTCGATCCGAGGCAGAGCAATCTGTCGCTCGCCTGGAACGACTTCCTCTACAATCCCTCCTGGCAACATCTCGACGTGTGGACAAAACTGCTGCAGACGGTTGTCATGGCCTTTGTCGGCACGCTGTTTGCCATGCTCGTCGCCTTCCCACTGTCCTTCATCGCCGCGAGGAACATTTTCCGCAATCGGCCGGCCAATCAGCTGACAAAGCGATTCTTCGACTTTCTGCGCTCGGTGGATATGCTGATCTGGGCGCTGTTCTTTACCCGGGCGTTCGGACCTGGTCCTCTCGCCGGCATTTCAGCCATCTTCTTCACCGATACGGGAAGCCTTGGCAAACTTTACTCGGAAGCGCTCGAAAACATCGATGACAAGCAGCGCGAGGGCGTGAAATCGGTAGGGGCACATCCAGTTACGGTGCAGCGATATGGTGTGGTACCGCAGGTGATGCCGATTTTTGCTTCTCAGGCGCTCTATTTCTGGGAGTCCAATACCCGTTCCGCCACCGTTATTGGTGCGGTCGGTGCCGGGGGCATCGGTCTGAAGCTCTGGGAGGCCATGCGCACCAATTCCGACTGGGAAAATGTCGCCTATATGGTCATCCTGATCCTGATCGTCGTCTTCTTGTTCGATGCCGCATCAAACGCACTCCGCCAACGGCTGATGGGCACGAAAGCGCATTAA
- the phnE gene encoding phosphonate ABC transporter, permease protein PhnE produces MTSTTLQPFLSETGALVERHWQELAARRRLYTVFSLAILILALSGSLWFANETNSGKFLDRLPHLFDFVGDLVPRDGMEIWRAMFDLPSPYYDGSLQYDYPDGRHYITGSFYIPEYFYKMAETLNIAIFSTVIGLFFGFILSFIAAKNMTRNIWIRGMARRFMEILRAFPEVVLAGFFLAILSLGPLPAVIAVSIHTIGALGKLFFEVIENADMKPDEGLKAVGGNWIERAWFGMVPQVLPNFMSYFLLRLEINVRASTVIGAVGGGGIGEQLRLSISRGHEAKTLAIIILLLLTVIAVDQFSAWLRRKLVGDHAFQTIG; encoded by the coding sequence ATGACGTCCACCACACTGCAGCCGTTTCTGAGCGAGACAGGGGCGCTTGTCGAACGCCATTGGCAGGAGCTCGCAGCTCGCCGCCGGCTTTATACCGTTTTCAGCCTCGCAATCCTGATCCTCGCTCTGAGCGGGTCCCTCTGGTTCGCCAACGAGACCAACTCGGGGAAATTCCTGGATCGGCTGCCGCACCTTTTCGATTTCGTCGGCGATCTCGTTCCGCGGGACGGCATGGAAATCTGGCGCGCCATGTTCGACCTCCCTTCGCCCTACTATGATGGCAGCCTCCAGTACGATTATCCGGACGGCCGGCACTACATCACCGGAAGTTTCTATATTCCGGAATATTTCTACAAGATGGCAGAGACGCTGAACATCGCGATCTTTTCTACTGTCATCGGCCTGTTTTTCGGCTTCATCCTGTCCTTCATCGCCGCGAAAAACATGACCCGCAATATCTGGATACGCGGCATGGCGCGACGCTTCATGGAAATCCTCAGGGCTTTTCCCGAAGTTGTTCTCGCCGGCTTCTTCCTTGCAATCCTCTCTCTCGGCCCCCTTCCCGCTGTCATCGCAGTGTCGATCCATACGATCGGAGCACTTGGCAAGCTGTTTTTTGAGGTCATTGAAAATGCCGACATGAAGCCCGATGAGGGATTGAAGGCCGTGGGAGGCAACTGGATTGAGCGCGCATGGTTCGGCATGGTCCCGCAGGTGCTGCCGAACTTCATGAGTTATTTCCTGCTGCGCCTCGAAATCAATGTCCGAGCCTCCACCGTCATCGGTGCCGTCGGCGGCGGCGGCATCGGTGAGCAGTTGCGCCTGTCGATCAGCCGCGGACACGAGGCTAAGACCTTGGCGATCATCATATTGCTGCTGCTGACAGTCATCGCTGTCGACCAGTTCTCGGCCTGGCTGAGGCGCAAGCTGGTGGGCGACCATGCATTTCAGACCATTGGATAA
- the phnD gene encoding phosphonate ABC transporter substrate-binding protein, whose product MLKKALFAATALLALAGAAAAEDLKEFRVGILGGENEADRLRNYQCMVDKLPSVLGVEKVSLFPAADYDGVIQGLLGGTLDYAELGASGYAKIYLANSKAVEPILTTVQTDGSMGYYSIMVARKDSGMTKVTDIKGKKLGFADPDSTSGYLIPTVTLPEALGGKPVKELVASTGFGGGHENLVLEVLKGTLDAGTTFGSGIGDFKDGYTSGNLRKMVDKGVLNMDDLVELWKSPLIPNGPVVVRTSMNDDMKAKFKKFMMDLPTSDAACFSAIQGGDFKGFAEVNADFYKPIIDARKATIGG is encoded by the coding sequence ATGTTGAAGAAAGCACTCTTTGCCGCGACAGCGCTTCTGGCGCTTGCCGGCGCTGCCGCCGCCGAAGACCTCAAGGAGTTCCGCGTCGGTATTCTCGGCGGCGAAAACGAAGCTGACCGCCTGCGCAACTACCAGTGCATGGTCGACAAGCTGCCATCCGTTCTCGGCGTGGAAAAGGTTTCACTGTTCCCGGCCGCCGATTATGACGGCGTCATCCAGGGCTTGCTCGGCGGCACACTTGACTATGCCGAACTCGGCGCATCCGGCTATGCCAAGATCTACCTTGCAAACTCGAAGGCTGTGGAGCCGATCCTGACCACGGTTCAGACCGACGGCTCCATGGGCTACTACTCGATCATGGTTGCCCGCAAGGATTCGGGCATGACGAAGGTCACCGACATCAAGGGCAAGAAGCTCGGCTTCGCCGATCCGGACTCCACTTCCGGCTACCTCATCCCCACGGTCACCCTGCCGGAAGCCCTCGGCGGCAAGCCCGTCAAGGAACTCGTGGCTTCGACGGGCTTCGGCGGCGGCCATGAGAACCTCGTTCTCGAAGTGCTGAAGGGCACCTTGGATGCCGGTACGACCTTCGGCTCCGGCATCGGCGATTTCAAGGACGGCTACACCTCCGGCAATCTTCGCAAGATGGTCGACAAGGGGGTCCTCAACATGGACGATCTGGTCGAACTCTGGAAGTCTCCGCTGATCCCGAACGGCCCGGTCGTTGTCCGCACTTCCATGAACGACGATATGAAAGCCAAGTTCAAGAAGTTCATGATGGACCTGCCGACGAGCGACGCTGCATGCTTCTCGGCTATTCAGGGCGGTGACTTCAAGGGCTTCGCTGAAGTCAATGCGGACTTCTACAAGCCGATCATCGACGCCCGCAAGGCCACGATCGGCGGCTGA
- the phnC gene encoding phosphonate ABC transporter ATP-binding protein: protein MFELKDVTRRFGAKLAVDSVTLDMPQGQMVGIIGRSGAGKSTLLRMINRLQEPTSGSIRFGGVEVSALRGEALRNWQRDCAMIFQQFNLVPRLDVLTNVMLGRLNHRPTMLSLLNIFSRDERIHAIAALERLGIEQTALQTAGTLSGGQQQRVAIARALMQNPKMVLADEPIASLDPLNAKIVMDALRDINEREGITVITNLHTLDTARNYCERIVGMAAGRVVFDGKPSELTAAAVKEIYGTDKDGAGIDETMTSTSIKIPAPAAVQASAGLQPVALAGL from the coding sequence ATGTTCGAACTGAAGGATGTCACCCGCCGTTTTGGTGCAAAGCTGGCCGTGGATTCCGTCACGCTCGACATGCCGCAGGGCCAGATGGTCGGCATCATCGGGCGCTCGGGCGCGGGGAAATCCACGCTGCTTCGCATGATCAACCGGCTGCAGGAGCCGACTTCCGGATCCATTCGTTTCGGCGGCGTCGAAGTCTCCGCCCTTCGCGGCGAGGCCTTGCGCAACTGGCAGCGCGATTGCGCGATGATCTTTCAGCAGTTCAATCTCGTCCCGCGCCTCGACGTTCTGACCAATGTCATGCTCGGCCGCCTCAATCACCGCCCGACCATGCTGAGCCTCCTCAACATCTTTAGCCGCGACGAGCGCATTCATGCGATTGCGGCCCTGGAACGCCTCGGCATCGAGCAGACGGCGCTGCAGACCGCCGGCACGCTTTCCGGCGGCCAGCAGCAGCGGGTGGCGATCGCGCGCGCCCTGATGCAGAACCCGAAGATGGTGCTCGCCGACGAGCCGATCGCCTCGCTCGATCCGCTGAACGCCAAGATCGTCATGGATGCGCTGCGCGACATCAACGAGCGCGAGGGCATCACCGTCATCACCAACCTGCATACGCTCGATACGGCACGCAATTATTGCGAGCGCATCGTCGGCATGGCCGCTGGCCGCGTCGTTTTCGACGGCAAGCCTTCAGAGCTGACAGCGGCTGCGGTCAAGGAAATCTACGGCACCGACAAGGATGGCGCCGGCATCGACGAGACCATGACGTCCACCTCGATCAAAATTCCCGCGCCAGCCGCGGTTCAAGCATCCGCCGGCCTGCAACCGGTTGCCCTGGCAGGCCTCTGA
- a CDS encoding DapH/DapD/GlmU-related protein, whose protein sequence is MSRKLGDMPYIHETAFVSDATLGRYTEISERCRISEVEFGDYSYIMQDGSIWCATIGKFVNIAAAVRINATNHPTWRATLHHFTYRAADYWPDANMETDFFEWRRSDRVVIGHDVWIGHGATILPGVTVGNGAVIGAGAVVSKDVAPYTIVGGVPAKLIRERFSREIGERMDRLAWWDWEHSKLRSALEDFRALSAEDFLSRHNS, encoded by the coding sequence ATGAGCCGGAAGCTGGGCGACATGCCCTATATTCATGAGACCGCCTTCGTCAGCGATGCCACGCTTGGCCGTTATACGGAGATATCCGAACGCTGCCGGATCAGCGAAGTCGAATTCGGTGATTATTCCTACATCATGCAGGATGGCTCTATCTGGTGCGCGACCATCGGCAAGTTCGTAAATATTGCCGCCGCCGTCCGTATCAACGCGACCAACCATCCGACATGGCGCGCGACGTTGCATCACTTCACCTATCGCGCCGCAGACTATTGGCCGGATGCGAATATGGAGACGGATTTCTTCGAATGGCGACGCTCCGACCGCGTCGTCATCGGCCATGACGTATGGATCGGCCATGGGGCAACCATCTTGCCCGGCGTCACCGTCGGCAACGGCGCGGTGATCGGCGCAGGTGCCGTCGTCTCAAAGGACGTCGCGCCCTACACGATCGTCGGCGGCGTTCCCGCAAAGCTTATCCGCGAGCGTTTCTCCAGGGAAATCGGCGAGCGGATGGACAGACTTGCGTGGTGGGATTGGGAGCATTCGAAGCTGCGTTCAGCACTCGAGGATTTCCGGGCGCTTTCGGCGGAAGATTTCCTTAGCCGGCATAATAGCTAA
- the phnL gene encoding phosphonate C-P lyase system protein PhnL — protein MATPLVVSEVSKCFTMHLRDNIKLPVVSDVAFSVAAGECVVLGGPSGIGKSSLLKMIYGNYAVDTGQILVSHMGRVVDLAAADPRTVIDVRRHTLGYVSQFLRTVPRVAAIDVVAEPLLARGETAATAREKAAALLEKLNLPQALWRLPPATFSGGEQQRVNIARGFITDHTVLLLDEPTASLDAKNRAVVVGMIAEKKEAGVALLGIFHDEEVREAVADRILDVQQFSPRKALAA, from the coding sequence ATGGCAACGCCCCTCGTCGTTTCCGAAGTTTCGAAGTGCTTCACCATGCATTTGCGCGATAACATCAAACTTCCGGTCGTCTCTGACGTCGCCTTCTCCGTTGCCGCCGGCGAATGCGTCGTTCTCGGTGGTCCTTCGGGCATCGGCAAGAGTTCCCTGCTCAAGATGATTTATGGCAACTATGCCGTAGATACCGGACAGATCCTCGTCAGCCACATGGGCCGTGTCGTCGATCTCGCCGCTGCGGACCCGCGCACTGTCATCGATGTCCGCCGCCATACTCTCGGCTATGTCAGTCAGTTCCTTCGCACCGTTCCGCGTGTTGCCGCCATCGATGTCGTTGCCGAACCGCTGCTTGCCCGCGGAGAGACCGCTGCCACCGCACGCGAAAAAGCGGCGGCCCTGCTTGAAAAGCTGAACCTTCCCCAAGCGCTATGGCGGCTGCCGCCTGCGACTTTCTCGGGTGGCGAGCAGCAGCGTGTCAACATCGCTCGCGGTTTCATCACCGACCATACGGTCCTGCTGCTCGATGAGCCAACCGCTTCTCTCGACGCAAAAAATCGCGCCGTCGTCGTCGGCATGATCGCAGAGAAGAAAGAGGCGGGCGTAGCCCTTCTCGGCATATTCCATGATGAGGAAGTAAGAGAGGCGGTAGCCGACCGCATCCTCGACGTCCAGCAGTTTTCGCCGCGAAAGGCGCTTGCAGCATGA
- the phnK gene encoding phosphonate C-P lyase system protein PhnK — MSDTPLLKVNDVSKFYGNRVGCRNVSFELWPGEVLAVVGESGSGKTTLLNCISTRLMPTTGSVEYHMRDGSYRDLYRMNEAERRFLMRTDWGFVHQNPADGLRMTVSAGANVGERLMAIGDRHYGKIRSTAIDWLERVEIDAGRIDDQPRAFSGGMRQRLQIARNLVTSPRLVFMDEPTGGLDVSVQARLLDLVRGLVNDLGLSAIIVTHDLAVARLLSHRMMVMKDGYVIEHGLTDRVLDDPREPYTQLLVSSILQV; from the coding sequence ATGAGCGACACACCTCTTCTCAAAGTCAACGACGTTTCGAAATTCTACGGAAATCGTGTCGGCTGCCGCAATGTCTCCTTCGAGCTCTGGCCGGGCGAGGTGCTGGCCGTCGTCGGCGAGTCCGGTTCCGGAAAGACGACGCTACTTAACTGTATCTCGACGCGCTTGATGCCGACGACCGGTAGCGTCGAATATCACATGCGCGATGGAAGCTATCGCGATCTCTACCGCATGAACGAGGCGGAGCGCCGCTTCCTGATGCGCACTGATTGGGGATTCGTGCACCAGAATCCGGCCGACGGCTTGCGCATGACGGTGTCGGCCGGCGCCAATGTCGGCGAACGGCTGATGGCGATCGGCGACCGGCACTATGGCAAAATCCGCTCCACCGCCATCGACTGGCTGGAGCGTGTTGAAATCGACGCCGGCCGCATCGATGATCAGCCTCGCGCTTTCTCGGGCGGCATGCGCCAACGTCTGCAGATTGCCCGCAATCTCGTCACCAGCCCGCGGCTCGTCTTCATGGATGAGCCAACCGGCGGTCTCGACGTCTCGGTTCAGGCGCGCCTCCTCGATCTGGTTCGCGGTCTCGTCAACGATCTCGGCCTCTCGGCCATCATCGTCACCCACGATCTCGCCGTCGCGCGCCTGCTCTCGCATCGTATGATGGTGATGAAGGACGGCTATGTTATCGAACATGGCCTCACAGACCGGGTGCTCGACGACCCGCGCGAGCCCTACACACAATTGCTCGTCTCATCGATCCTGCAGGTCTGA
- a CDS encoding alpha-D-ribose 1-methylphosphonate 5-phosphate C-P-lyase PhnJ: MTELATYNFAYLDEQTKRMIRRAILKAIAIPGYQVPFASREMPMPYGWGTGGVQVTASIIGPDDVLKVIDQGADDTTNAVSIRAFFQRVANVAVTTHTKDATVIQTRHRIPEEKLGANQVLVYQVPIPEPLRFLEPRETETRKMHALEEYGLMHVKLYEDIAHNGRISKTYAYPVKVAGRYVMDPSPTPKFDNPKMHMSDALQLFGAGREKRIYAVPPYTEVVSLDFEDYPFEIQRFGKPCALCGAEEVYLDEVILDDKGGRMFVCSDTDHCEDRREQGHAGEMLAPKEAAE, translated from the coding sequence ATGACGGAGCTAGCCACCTACAACTTCGCGTATCTCGACGAGCAGACGAAGCGGATGATTCGCCGCGCGATCCTGAAGGCGATCGCGATTCCCGGGTACCAGGTGCCTTTCGCCTCCCGCGAAATGCCCATGCCCTACGGCTGGGGCACGGGCGGGGTGCAGGTAACGGCCTCGATCATCGGGCCGGACGATGTACTGAAGGTCATCGACCAGGGTGCCGACGACACCACGAATGCAGTTTCCATCCGTGCTTTCTTCCAGAGGGTTGCAAACGTCGCGGTGACCACCCACACCAAAGATGCAACGGTCATCCAAACGCGTCATCGCATTCCGGAAGAAAAGCTCGGAGCCAACCAGGTGCTCGTCTACCAGGTTCCGATCCCGGAGCCACTCCGCTTCCTCGAGCCGCGCGAAACCGAAACGCGCAAGATGCATGCGCTGGAAGAATACGGCCTGATGCATGTGAAGCTTTACGAGGACATCGCGCACAACGGCCGCATCTCCAAGACCTACGCCTATCCGGTGAAGGTCGCCGGGCGCTACGTCATGGACCCGTCGCCGACGCCGAAATTCGACAATCCGAAAATGCATATGTCCGACGCGCTACAGCTCTTCGGCGCTGGCCGCGAGAAACGCATCTACGCGGTTCCGCCCTATACCGAGGTCGTCAGCCTCGATTTCGAAGACTATCCGTTCGAGATTCAGCGCTTCGGCAAACCCTGCGCACTTTGTGGCGCAGAGGAGGTCTATCTCGACGAGGTAATTCTCGACGACAAGGGCGGACGCATGTTCGTCTGCTCCGATACCGACCATTGCGAAGACCGCCGCGAGCAGGGACATGCCGGCGAGATGCTTGCGCCGAAGGAGGCTGCGGAATGA